The following proteins are encoded in a genomic region of Parus major isolate Abel chromosome 18, Parus_major1.1, whole genome shotgun sequence:
- the LOC107212609 gene encoding heparan sulfate glucosamine 3-O-sulfotransferase 3B1-like: protein MGQRLNRCLDVPVALPPLRRRLLLLFIMLFLWLYMFYSCAGSCAGLTTRGSPAPSRVAPPLSPLLPGEPGEESSLEEQRAAPDASSPISSFFNGSGTKRLPQAIIIGVKKGGTRALLEFLRVHPDVRAVGAEPHFFDRNYERGLAWYRDLMPRTLEGQITMEKTPSYFVTKEAPARISSMSKGTKLIVVVRDPVTRAISDYTQTLSKKPDIPTFESLTFKNRTTGLIDTSWSAIQIGIYAKHLENWLLYFPIGQILFVSGERLISDPAGELGRVQDFLGLKRIITDKHFYFNKTKGFPCLKKAEGSSKPHCLGKTKGRTHPDIDQEVVQRLRDFYRPFNMKFYQMTGQDFGWD from the exons ATGGGGCAGCGCTTGAACCGCTGCCTCGATGTCCCCGTTGCGTTGCCGCCGCTGAGGCGGAGGCTACTGCTGCTCTTCATCATGCTCTTCCTCTGGCTCTATATGTTCTACTCGTGCGCCGGCTCCTGCGCCGGGCTAACGACCCGCGGGTCACCCGCACCGTCCCGCGTCGCCCCACCGCTGTCCCCGCTGCTGCCGGGAGAGCCGGGCGaggagagcagcctggaggagcagcgGGCAGCTCCCGACGCCAGCAGCCCCATCTCCAGCTTCTTTAACGGCTCCGGTACCAAGCGGCTGCCGCAGGCCATCATCATCGGCGTGAAGAAGGGGGGGACGCGGGCGCTGCTGGAGTTCCTGCGGGTGCACCCCGATGTGCGCGCCGTCGGCGCCGAGCCTCACTTCTTCGACCGCAACTACGAGCGGGGACTCGCCTGGTACAG GGACCTGATGCCCAGGACACTGGAGGGACAGATCACCATGGAGAAGACCCCCAGCTACTTTGTGACCAAGGAGGCCCCAGCCCGCATTTCCTCCATGTCCAAGGGCACCAAGCTGATCGTGGTGGTGCGGGACCCCGTGACCAGAGCCATCTCGGACTACACCCAAACGCTCTCCAAGAAGCCTGACATCCCCACCTTTGAGAGCCTGACCTTCAAAAACAGGACTACAGGCCTGATTGACACCTCATGGAGCGCCATCCAGATTGGCATCTATGCCAAGCACCTGGAGAACTGGCTCCTCTACTTCCCCATCGGGCAGATCCTCTTTGTCAGCGGGGAGAGGCTCATCAGCGACCCTGcgggggagctgggcagggtcCAGGACTTTCTGGGCCTCAAGAGGATCATCACTGACAAACACTTCTACTTCAACAAAACCAAGGGCTTCCCGTGCCTGAAGAAGGCGGAGGGCAGCAGCAAACCCCACTGCCTGGGGAAGACCAAAGGCAGGACCCACCCTGACATAGACCAGGAGGTGGTGCAGAGGCTGAGGGACTTCTACCGGCCCTTCAACATGAAGTTCTACCAGATGACAGGGCAGGACTTTGGCTGggactga